The Allochromatium tepidum genome has a window encoding:
- a CDS encoding FkbM family methyltransferase, with protein sequence MSIFYEEKEKEIFDRQFFLIEALGIDSPLIFDVGANIGQSVDRYSKAKPESIIHCFEPNPYAFEKLVLHCKNRNHVKLVNSALSDHYGSTRFYATQRTELSSLLRPESWLSALSSDEKYKFDELFISCITLDQYCQDLGIEWIDILKIDVQGAEPKVLQGGVKLLSSNRIGLIYLEVILAETYINQATLAQLLETLGAYHYRLWDLVPFTYTSAGAAWTANALFICPQWAKQVEEKFRRSISENKSDQKQHNHDS encoded by the coding sequence TTGAGTATTTTTTATGAAGAAAAAGAAAAAGAAATCTTTGATCGCCAATTTTTTTTGATCGAAGCATTAGGCATCGATTCGCCTTTGATTTTTGATGTTGGTGCCAACATTGGACAAAGCGTTGATCGTTACAGCAAAGCCAAACCAGAATCAATCATTCACTGCTTTGAGCCGAACCCCTATGCATTTGAAAAATTGGTTCTGCATTGCAAAAACCGCAATCATGTCAAATTAGTCAATTCGGCTCTTTCCGATCACTATGGATCCACTCGTTTTTATGCCACTCAACGCACTGAGCTCAGCTCATTGCTGCGCCCTGAATCATGGTTAAGTGCTTTAAGCAGTGATGAAAAATATAAATTCGACGAGTTGTTTATATCCTGTATAACTCTCGACCAATATTGTCAGGATTTAGGAATTGAGTGGATTGATATTCTAAAAATTGATGTTCAAGGTGCTGAGCCAAAAGTGCTTCAAGGAGGGGTGAAGCTTCTCAGTAGCAACCGCATTGGATTGATTTATTTGGAGGTCATACTGGCTGAAACTTATATCAATCAAGCAACGCTAGCGCAATTGCTGGAAACACTGGGAGCTTACCATTATCGTTTATGGGATCTAGTACCTTTCACTTACACCAGCGCCGGCGCCGCCTGGACAGCTAACGCATTATTTATATGCCCGCAGTGGGCAAAACAAGTTGAGGAAAAATTCCGTCGCTCAATTTCAGAAAATAAATCTGATCAAAAACAGCATAACCATGACTCTTGA